In the genome of Streptomyces sp. SAI-127, the window GGTTCCAGGTGGCGTCGGCCTCGACGGTGAGCCGGGGGTCGGCCAGGGCCTGCTCGGCCAGCCTGAGGACGGTCCCGCCGCCCACGGGCTCGTTGGCGTGCGGCCCGGCGACGACGAGGGCCTGGCGGCTGCCGTGGCCGACGGAGAGCAGCCACAGGGGGTTGCCCGCGCGGGAGGTGCCGGCGCGGCGCAGTCGGGCGTCTGCGGGGTGGCGGGCGACGAGCGCTGCGGCCCGTGCACCGAGCTCGTCGACGGTCGGGTAGCGGAGGAGGGGCGGCAGGGCACACCTCCACAATGTGGTGCCGTCGGTTCACCTGGTGTGCATGGTGTACGCACAGTCAGTCACGAGTTCAGGGGTACGTCAACACCGCGCGACGGACGGGGTTTTGGGCCGCGACGGCACGTAAATCCCAGGCCAGAGGTGAGGTTGGGCTCAGTTGACCGCGAGCCGGAAGGCCATCCGGCCGAACCCCACCTGATCGCCCTCACGGACGACGGCGGCGCCGATGACCCGCCGGCCGTTGACCGTGGTGCCGTTGGTGGATCCGAGATCCCGCAGGACCCACATGCCTCCCTGACGGCTGAGTTCGGCATGGACCCGGGAGACCGTCTCGTGGGTCAGCCGCAGGCCGTTCGCCGGATCGCGGCCTATGCGCAGCGCGTGGCCGCTGCCGGGGTGCGGCAGCAGCAGCTTGGGCAGGCGCTCGGCCTGCCACGCCCTGCGCAGCCGTACGGTGAAGCCGGAGACGGCCTCGACAGTGCCGAACACCAGTCGGGAGACCCGGCTCTCCTGGGGCAGGTCCGCGGTGAGCGCGGCGAGTTCGTCGGACCGGCGCGCGATGAGGGCCAGCTCCATGCGGCGCACGAACGTGTCGTGCGACAGACGGCCCATGGCGACGCCGTCACGGAGCACCTTCAGCACCTGGTCGCGCTCCGCGTCGGACAGCCGCGCGGGGTACGTGTTGAACTCGAAGGACGACGTCACGTTGGTGATTGTCGGGCAGCGAACCCCGGGTGTCCAGAAAACGAGACAACGCCCGCCGCACGCGCGTAGCTGACGACACCTGCCGCAAAGCGGAGGATACAAAGGCGGATTGATCTCGTTTGACGCACCATGGACGGGCTACATCACGGTGAGCAGACGAAGGGGACCGTCCATGCAGTTCGAGGTGTGGGCACCGAAGGCCGACCGCATGACGCTCCATTGCGAGGGCGCCACGCGCGCACTGGAGCGCGATCCGGAGCGCCCGGGATGGTGGCGGGGCGAGGCGGAGGCCGGGGACGGCACCCGCTACGGCTTCGCGCTGGACGACGGCCCCGTCCTTCCCGATCCGCGCTCGCGCCGTCAGCCGGACGGCCCGGACGGGCTCAGCGCGGTCGTCGAGCACGAGCGGTACGCATGGCGTACGCGGTGGGCGGGCCGTCCGCTGCCGGGCGCGGTCCTCTACGAGCTGCACGTGGGCACCTACACACCCGAGGGCACCCTGGACGCGGCCGCCGCCCGCCTCGAACACCTCGTCGAACTCGGCATCACCCACGTCGAGTTGATGCCGCTGTGTCCCTTCCCGGGGCGCCACGGCTGGGGCTACGAGGGCGTCTCCCTGTGGGCCGTGCACGAGCCCTACGGCGGTCCCGAGGCCCTGAAGCGTTTCGTCGACCGGGCGCACGAGCTGGGCCTGGGCGTTGTCCTGGACGTGGTGCACAACCATCTGGGCCCCTCGGGCAACTATCTGCCCGTCTTCGGACCGTACTTCACGGACAC includes:
- a CDS encoding DUF1707 and FHA domain-containing protein, which translates into the protein MTSSFEFNTYPARLSDAERDQVLKVLRDGVAMGRLSHDTFVRRMELALIARRSDELAALTADLPQESRVSRLVFGTVEAVSGFTVRLRRAWQAERLPKLLLPHPGSGHALRIGRDPANGLRLTHETVSRVHAELSRQGGMWVLRDLGSTNGTTVNGRRVIGAAVVREGDQVGFGRMAFRLAVN